A window from Streptomyces sp. NBC_00335 encodes these proteins:
- a CDS encoding MFS transporter: MQQPPTAAPRTGKVIATLALAGIAAAVMQTLVTPLLADLPNILHTSHSNSAWVVTATLLVAGVCVPISGRLGDMLGKRRMLLACCIPLIAGSVVCALAGGVVQMIIGRGLQGVGMGMIPLGIALLRDILPAEKLSSSIALVSASMGIGGGIGLPVSAAVAQYTSWRFLFWGSAVLAGCVAVMIVAFVPDVPAAAKGQRFDVVGALGLAAGLVSLLLFVSKGADWGWGSATTLGLIATAVVVLAAWGWFEWRTTDPLVDLRTTVRPRVLLTNLASVSIGFGMYASMLVIPQLLQFPAATGYGLGQSMLAAGMWMLPGGLMMMAVSPLGGKLTNSHGPKVTLVCGALVLAAGYGVALLFSSTAVGLMVAVMVVNSGVALAYGAMPALIMSAVPLTETGAANGFNALMRSLGTSVGAAVVGVVLAQMTTTAGGFTFTSEAGFRTGLLMGGGFALLSGAIAALIPALRPQQLELRDQAGPTTETAPASVSK, from the coding sequence ATGCAACAGCCGCCCACGGCCGCCCCCCGCACCGGCAAGGTGATCGCGACGCTCGCACTCGCGGGCATCGCCGCAGCCGTCATGCAGACACTGGTCACGCCGCTGCTGGCCGACTTGCCGAACATCCTCCACACCTCCCACTCCAACTCCGCATGGGTGGTCACCGCCACCCTCCTGGTCGCAGGCGTGTGCGTACCGATCAGCGGGCGCCTGGGCGACATGCTCGGCAAGCGCCGCATGCTCCTGGCCTGTTGCATACCGCTGATCGCCGGATCGGTGGTGTGCGCGCTGGCGGGCGGCGTCGTCCAGATGATCATCGGGCGCGGGCTGCAGGGCGTCGGCATGGGCATGATCCCGCTGGGCATCGCCCTGCTCCGCGACATCCTCCCCGCCGAGAAGCTCAGTTCCTCCATCGCCCTCGTGAGCGCCTCCATGGGCATCGGTGGCGGCATCGGCCTCCCGGTCTCCGCGGCCGTCGCCCAGTACACCAGCTGGCGCTTCCTGTTCTGGGGGTCCGCGGTGCTCGCCGGCTGTGTCGCCGTCATGATCGTGGCCTTCGTCCCCGATGTTCCGGCCGCCGCCAAGGGGCAACGCTTCGACGTGGTCGGCGCACTGGGCCTCGCGGCGGGCCTGGTGTCCCTGCTGCTGTTCGTGTCCAAGGGCGCCGACTGGGGCTGGGGATCCGCCACCACCCTCGGTCTGATCGCCACCGCCGTGGTGGTCCTGGCCGCCTGGGGGTGGTTCGAATGGCGCACCACCGACCCGCTGGTGGACCTGCGCACCACGGTCCGCCCGCGCGTCCTGCTGACCAACCTCGCCTCCGTCTCCATCGGCTTCGGCATGTACGCGAGCATGCTGGTCATCCCGCAACTGCTGCAGTTCCCCGCCGCCACCGGCTACGGCCTGGGCCAGTCCATGCTGGCGGCCGGCATGTGGATGCTCCCCGGCGGGCTCATGATGATGGCCGTGTCCCCCCTCGGCGGGAAGCTCACCAACTCCCACGGCCCCAAGGTCACCCTCGTGTGCGGGGCGCTCGTCCTGGCCGCGGGCTACGGCGTCGCGCTCCTCTTCTCCTCGACCGCCGTCGGGCTGATGGTCGCCGTCATGGTCGTCAACAGCGGGGTCGCCCTCGCCTACGGAGCCATGCCCGCTCTGATCATGAGCGCGGTGCCGCTGACGGAGACCGGCGCGGCCAACGGCTTCAACGCCCTCATGCGCTCGCTGGGCACCTCCGTCGGCGCCGCCGTCGTCGGTGTGGTCCTGGCCCAGATGACCACCACGGCGGGCGGATTCACCTTCACCTCCGAGGCGGGCTTCCGCACCGGCCTGCTGATGGGCGGCGGCTTCGCCCTGCTGTCCGGGGCCATCGCGGCCCTGATCCCCGCCCTGCGGCCGCAGCAGCTCGAACTGCGGGACCAGGCGGGCCCCACGACCGAAACGGCCCCCGCCTCAGTGAGCAAGTAG
- a CDS encoding SRPBCC domain-containing protein yields MTPSARDGSARKQQLLELAYAHVLDHGLADMSLRPLAEAIGSSPRVLLFLFGSKDALVQALLARARQDETGMLEAVHRARPEHGLARTGELVWSWLADPGHRKVLTLWVEGYARSLGDGAGPWAGFAERTIADWLEVFAAAQPPDRRDTPEGLAERTLLLSVLRGALLDLLASRDEPRTTAAVTAHLRTLEAPADGAPTRGGLAGDGPTGRTDRVTRTVAAPRAAVYAALLDRESLEAWLPPDGMSGRIEQWDPRPGGGFRMVLTYLDPAESPGAGPGKTSDATDVVDVRFTGLVPPERVVQQAVFESDDPSYAGTMTMTWHLAASAVGTEVTFTATDVPPGIDRADHEAGIASSLAHLASYVEEAR; encoded by the coding sequence ATGACCCCTTCCGCCCGTGACGGCTCCGCCCGCAAGCAGCAGCTCCTGGAGCTGGCCTACGCCCACGTGCTCGACCACGGGCTGGCGGACATGTCCCTGCGCCCCCTGGCCGAGGCGATCGGCAGCAGTCCGCGCGTCCTCCTCTTCCTGTTCGGCAGCAAGGACGCCCTGGTGCAGGCGCTGCTCGCGCGGGCGCGGCAGGACGAGACGGGGATGCTCGAAGCCGTGCACCGGGCCCGGCCGGAGCACGGGCTCGCACGCACGGGCGAACTGGTGTGGAGCTGGCTGGCCGACCCGGGGCACCGCAAGGTACTCACCCTCTGGGTCGAGGGCTATGCGCGCTCGCTGGGCGACGGCGCGGGACCCTGGGCGGGGTTCGCGGAGCGGACGATCGCCGACTGGCTGGAGGTCTTCGCCGCCGCCCAGCCGCCGGACCGCCGCGACACGCCCGAGGGGCTCGCCGAGCGCACCCTGCTGTTGTCGGTCCTGCGCGGAGCCCTGCTGGACCTACTGGCGAGCCGGGACGAACCGCGCACCACCGCGGCCGTGACCGCCCATCTCCGCACCCTGGAGGCCCCCGCCGACGGTGCACCGACCCGCGGGGGCCTGGCCGGCGACGGACCCACCGGCAGGACCGACCGCGTCACCCGGACGGTCGCCGCGCCGCGGGCGGCCGTCTACGCCGCCCTCCTCGACCGCGAGTCCCTCGAAGCCTGGCTCCCGCCGGACGGGATGAGCGGGCGGATCGAGCAGTGGGACCCGCGGCCCGGCGGCGGTTTCCGAATGGTCCTCACCTACCTCGATCCCGCCGAAAGCCCCGGCGCGGGCCCGGGCAAGACGTCCGACGCGACCGATGTGGTCGACGTACGGTTCACCGGGCTGGTGCCGCCGGAACGCGTGGTGCAGCAGGCTGTGTTCGAGTCCGACGACCCTTCCTACGCCGGCACCATGACGATGACCTGGCACCTCGCCGCCTCCGCCGTCGGCACCGAGGTGACCTTCACCGCCACGGACGTACCCCCGGGCATCGACCGGGCGGACCACGAGGCGGGCATCGCCTCCTCGCTGGCCCACCTGGCGTCGTACGTCGAAGAGGCCCGATGA
- a CDS encoding GNAT family N-acetyltransferase, giving the protein MNEVRAVIRPMGEPGDLGWVVMAHGEQYAKEFGWDISFEALVARIVADYAAGRDPSREEAWIAELDGRRVGSVFCVAGKEGDERERSTATLRILLVDPAARGHRLGSRLVAQCVDFAREAGYERIRLWTNDTLVAARGIYLAAGFRLVEEEPHHSFGADLIGQVYELDLSA; this is encoded by the coding sequence ATGAACGAGGTCCGCGCGGTGATCCGGCCCATGGGGGAGCCGGGCGATCTCGGCTGGGTGGTCATGGCCCACGGCGAGCAGTACGCGAAGGAATTCGGCTGGGACATCAGCTTCGAGGCCCTGGTCGCGCGGATCGTCGCGGACTACGCGGCCGGCCGCGATCCCTCCCGCGAGGAGGCCTGGATCGCCGAACTGGACGGCCGCCGGGTCGGCAGCGTGTTCTGCGTGGCCGGCAAGGAGGGCGACGAGCGCGAGCGGAGCACCGCCACACTGCGGATCCTCCTCGTGGACCCCGCCGCCCGCGGTCACCGCCTGGGCTCGCGCCTGGTCGCACAGTGCGTGGACTTCGCCCGCGAGGCGGGGTACGAGCGGATCCGGCTGTGGACGAACGACACCCTGGTGGCCGCGCGCGGGATCTACCTGGCCGCCGGCTTCCGGCTCGTGGAGGAGGAGCCGCACCACAGCTTCGGCGCCGATCTGATCGGACAGGTCTACGAGCTCGACCTGTCGGCCTGA
- a CDS encoding DUF6131 family protein, protein MLFAGLILLLIGFLTGISVLWTIGVILLVVGAVLWLLGSVGHAVGGRRHYW, encoded by the coding sequence ATGCTTTTCGCCGGACTCATCCTCCTGCTCATCGGATTCCTGACCGGAATCTCCGTTCTGTGGACCATCGGCGTCATCCTGCTCGTGGTGGGGGCGGTGCTGTGGCTCCTGGGCTCGGTCGGACACGCGGTCGGCGGCCGACGTCACTACTGGTAG
- a CDS encoding DUF3618 domain-containing protein codes for MTTTMTKMTKKMTTATGLNANKSVPGARALRRQAARTRKELGRTVEALVSRAGSSSRVHETAERLRGTAASHVGRLVEDKNLDSVRGKAVRAATTARSHRTALLTAAGVLAAALLARRSRRARRGQAV; via the coding sequence ATGACGACGACGATGACGAAGATGACGAAGAAGATGACGACGGCGACCGGATTGAACGCAAACAAGTCCGTCCCCGGCGCACGGGCGCTCCGCCGACAGGCCGCCCGGACCCGCAAGGAACTCGGCCGGACGGTCGAGGCGCTGGTCTCCAGGGCGGGCTCTTCGTCGCGGGTCCACGAGACCGCCGAGCGGCTGCGGGGGACGGCGGCGTCGCACGTCGGCCGCCTGGTGGAGGACAAGAACCTCGATTCCGTACGGGGCAAGGCCGTGCGGGCCGCGACCACGGCGCGGAGCCACCGGACCGCGCTGCTCACGGCGGCCGGCGTACTGGCCGCGGCCCTGCTCGCCCGGCGGAGCCGCCGGGCACGGCGGGGGCAGGCCGTTTGA
- a CDS encoding WhiB family transcriptional regulator — MSRLPGRAEHHWLWQEDAACRELGSRLFFHPAGEQRVEREARDSAAKEVCALCPVQPDCLRHALKVGEPFGVWGGLTAHERRGLRTTGARRQALSSTA; from the coding sequence GTGTCGCGTCTACCGGGTCGCGCCGAGCACCACTGGCTGTGGCAGGAGGACGCCGCCTGCCGGGAACTGGGCTCGCGGCTCTTCTTCCATCCCGCGGGCGAGCAGCGCGTGGAGCGGGAGGCGCGGGACTCGGCGGCGAAGGAGGTGTGCGCCCTGTGCCCGGTGCAGCCCGACTGCCTGCGGCACGCGCTGAAGGTGGGAGAGCCGTTCGGCGTCTGGGGCGGGCTCACCGCGCACGAGAGGCGCGGACTGCGTACGACGGGAGCGCGGAGGCAGGCACTGTCCTCCACCGCCTGA
- a CDS encoding SH3 domain-containing protein, with product MVKKALLTYALAAGVLIGPLSTAGWAAGGLAAGYGQVKSGPVGVVESRAPLNVREKPTVYSDVVKKLHPHERVLLVCQKRGGWVDGNPVWYRLHGSKGWVSARYVHNLQPVRPC from the coding sequence ATGGTGAAGAAGGCATTGCTGACGTACGCCTTGGCGGCCGGAGTACTGATCGGGCCGCTGAGCACGGCCGGTTGGGCGGCCGGCGGGCTCGCCGCCGGGTACGGGCAGGTCAAGTCCGGCCCCGTGGGCGTGGTCGAGTCCCGCGCACCGCTGAACGTCCGCGAGAAGCCGACCGTGTACTCGGACGTGGTGAAGAAGCTGCATCCGCACGAGCGGGTGCTCCTCGTGTGCCAGAAGCGCGGGGGCTGGGTGGACGGCAACCCGGTGTGGTACCGCCTGCACGGCTCGAAGGGCTGGGTCTCGGCCCGCTACGTGCACAACCTCCAGCCGGTCCGCCCCTGCTGA
- a CDS encoding hemerythrin domain-containing protein: MTADARENQDVVALILKDHRTMEELFRRMRSVEADRAGALAKLSALLVAHGEAEEAEVYGALKRFKDVDNAEVDHGTEEHAEGNEALLALLEVSEVGSDAWDGRLEDLVKAVTHHLDEEERTILNGARENVPDERRAELGAAFLRERERQLAADCGSVENVRALVGG, translated from the coding sequence ATGACCGCGGACGCACGCGAGAACCAGGACGTCGTCGCCTTGATCCTCAAGGACCACCGCACGATGGAGGAGCTCTTCCGCCGTATGCGCAGCGTGGAGGCCGACAGGGCGGGCGCGCTCGCGAAACTCTCCGCGCTCCTCGTCGCGCACGGCGAGGCGGAGGAGGCCGAGGTGTACGGGGCCCTGAAACGGTTCAAGGACGTCGACAACGCGGAGGTGGACCACGGGACCGAGGAGCACGCCGAAGGGAACGAGGCCCTCCTGGCGCTGCTGGAGGTGTCCGAGGTGGGTTCCGACGCGTGGGACGGGCGCCTGGAGGACCTGGTCAAGGCGGTCACCCACCACCTCGACGAGGAGGAGCGCACCATCCTCAACGGAGCCCGCGAGAACGTCCCGGACGAGCGGAGGGCCGAGCTCGGGGCGGCCTTCCTCCGGGAGCGGGAGAGGCAGCTCGCCGCCGACTGCGGCAGCGTCGAGAACGTGCGCGCACTCGTAGGGGGATGA
- a CDS encoding PRC-barrel domain-containing protein has product MTEHVWSYRSTAGHLTGTDLIGYTVEATDGSIGKVDKHSDEAGDAYLVVDTGMWIFGKEVLLPASTVIIVDVEREKVYVDGTKEQIKDAPEFHREKHLDDVGYREELGTYYSIGGFGGRII; this is encoded by the coding sequence GTGACTGAGCATGTGTGGAGCTACCGGTCGACCGCGGGCCACCTGACCGGTACCGATCTGATCGGTTACACGGTCGAGGCGACCGACGGCAGCATCGGCAAGGTCGACAAGCACTCCGACGAGGCCGGTGACGCCTACCTGGTCGTGGACACCGGGATGTGGATCTTCGGCAAGGAGGTCCTGCTCCCGGCGAGCACGGTGATCATCGTCGACGTGGAGCGGGAGAAGGTCTACGTCGACGGCACCAAGGAGCAGATCAAGGACGCTCCGGAGTTCCACCGTGAGAAGCACCTCGACGACGTCGGTTACCGCGAGGAGCTCGGGACCTACTACTCCATCGGCGGCTTCGGCGGCCGCATCATCTGA
- a CDS encoding VanZ family protein yields the protein MTWRHALRRGEGTDSGAVPAGWRRRDPVHPAIRALAMVAAFVGTVLFSVVLARLTLEPSAASVDLVHSNVRPGHSISAYLDGASTFEAVRQLGGNLLLGLPFGVLLPVLMPPARGLLRVAAVTVCLMTLVELIQGALVTGRVFDIDDVILNTGGALLGYLLIGRRLGRAVHPRRRHWWHRRPRPGTAVPSPRPEPEPEAVSKPEPKAVPKRASKPEPKAASKTVSKRASKPEPKAASKAASKPRLAGWRKALQREK from the coding sequence ATGACATGGAGACACGCGCTGCGGCGCGGTGAGGGGACCGACAGCGGAGCCGTGCCAGCCGGTTGGCGACGACGCGATCCGGTGCACCCGGCCATCCGGGCGCTGGCCATGGTGGCGGCCTTCGTCGGGACCGTCCTGTTCAGCGTGGTCCTGGCGCGGCTCACGCTGGAACCGTCCGCCGCCTCGGTGGACCTGGTGCACAGCAACGTCCGCCCCGGCCATTCGATCAGCGCCTACCTGGACGGGGCGTCGACCTTCGAGGCGGTGCGCCAGCTGGGCGGAAACCTGCTGCTGGGCCTGCCGTTCGGTGTGCTCCTGCCCGTCCTCATGCCGCCGGCCCGGGGACTGCTGCGCGTCGCCGCGGTGACGGTCTGTCTGATGACGCTGGTCGAGCTGATCCAGGGCGCCCTCGTCACGGGACGCGTCTTCGACATCGACGACGTCATCCTCAACACCGGCGGAGCCCTCCTGGGCTACCTGCTGATCGGCCGCAGGCTGGGCCGGGCCGTGCACCCGCGCCGCAGGCACTGGTGGCACCGCAGGCCCCGGCCGGGCACGGCCGTGCCATCGCCGAGGCCGGAGCCGGAGCCGGAGGCGGTCTCGAAGCCGGAGCCGAAGGCGGTCCCGAAGCGGGCCTCGAAGCCGGAGCCGAAGGCGGCCTCGAAGACGGTCTCGAAGCGGGCCTCGAAGCCGGAGCCGAAGGCGGCCTCGAAGGCGGCCTCGAAGCCGCGTCTCGCGGGCTGGCGAAAGGCCCTCCAGCGCGAGAAGTGA
- a CDS encoding mechanosensitive ion channel family protein, giving the protein MNTVLRLLTVLGGSILVTAAAGWAVDRLLRRAAARHPETPLWNLLRRCRHALQIVLLAALFKGAYRQTQWPPLRDNAAAVGRILSLALIGAGAWLIVTVASAAVESGYARYATGTRDPARVRRVRTQVTLITRVVTVVAAVIAVAAMLLTFPSFRALGTSVLASAGIIGIVAGVAAQSTLGNLFAGFQIAFGDLVRIGDTVVVAGEWGVVEDVTLTFLAVRTWDERRITMPVSYFTTRPFENWSRGGVQMTGTVFLHCDPGAPVDLIRDKVHEILHDCPEWDGRGWDLAVTETTPSTIVVRAIVTAKDADDLWTVRCAVREKLIAWLAEKHPGALPRILLDRAPAAHDTKDGRPF; this is encoded by the coding sequence ATGAACACCGTCCTTCGCCTCCTGACCGTCCTCGGGGGATCGATCCTGGTCACCGCCGCGGCCGGCTGGGCCGTCGACCGACTGCTCCGCCGCGCCGCCGCGCGACACCCCGAAACGCCGCTGTGGAACCTGCTGCGCCGCTGCCGCCACGCCCTGCAGATCGTCCTGCTCGCCGCCCTGTTCAAGGGCGCCTACCGGCAGACGCAATGGCCGCCGCTGCGGGACAACGCCGCCGCCGTGGGCCGGATCCTGTCGCTGGCCCTGATCGGCGCGGGGGCCTGGCTGATCGTGACCGTGGCCTCCGCCGCCGTCGAGTCGGGGTACGCCCGGTACGCCACCGGCACCCGCGACCCGGCCCGCGTACGCCGGGTCCGTACCCAGGTGACGCTGATCACGAGGGTCGTGACGGTCGTGGCGGCCGTGATCGCGGTGGCCGCGATGCTCCTCACCTTCCCGAGCTTCCGCGCGCTCGGAACCTCCGTGCTCGCCTCCGCCGGGATCATCGGCATCGTGGCCGGCGTCGCGGCCCAGTCCACCCTCGGGAACCTCTTCGCGGGTTTCCAGATCGCCTTCGGCGACCTGGTGCGCATCGGGGACACGGTCGTGGTCGCCGGCGAGTGGGGGGTGGTCGAGGACGTCACCCTCACCTTCCTCGCCGTACGCACCTGGGACGAACGCCGCATCACCATGCCCGTCTCGTACTTCACCACCCGGCCCTTCGAGAACTGGTCGCGCGGCGGAGTCCAGATGACCGGCACGGTCTTCCTCCACTGCGACCCCGGCGCGCCCGTGGACCTCATACGGGACAAGGTCCACGAGATCCTGCACGACTGCCCGGAGTGGGACGGCCGCGGCTGGGACCTCGCCGTCACGGAGACCACGCCCTCCACCATCGTGGTGCGGGCCATCGTCACGGCCAAGGACGCCGACGACCTGTGGACGGTGCGCTGCGCCGTACGCGAGAAGCTCATCGCCTGGCTGGCGGAGAAGCACCCCGGCGCCCTGCCCCGCATCCTCCTGGACCGGGCTCCGGCGGCGCACGACACGAAGGACGGCCGCCCCTTCTGA
- a CDS encoding ATP-binding protein: MSAGLPGGGQRRRLALTGVGGAVAKGRDFTRRALRDWGWDGTETAEDALLLVSELLTNASLHADGCRELVLTAGETLRIEVCDGTTALPLLNPAPRRGMPGGHGLHIVERLSDRWGTHAHEQGKSVWAEIEAARLVSGRPTAR, translated from the coding sequence GTGAGCGCCGGCCTTCCCGGTGGAGGCCAGCGGCGCCGTCTCGCCCTGACGGGCGTCGGGGGCGCGGTGGCCAAGGGCCGCGACTTCACGCGCCGGGCCCTGCGCGACTGGGGCTGGGACGGAACCGAGACCGCCGAGGACGCCCTGCTGCTCGTGTCCGAGCTGCTGACCAACGCCTCCCTGCATGCGGACGGCTGCCGGGAACTCGTCCTCACGGCCGGGGAGACGCTGCGCATCGAGGTGTGCGACGGCACGACGGCCCTGCCCCTCCTGAACCCGGCCCCGCGGCGCGGCATGCCGGGCGGCCACGGCCTGCACATCGTGGAGCGGCTGTCCGACCGCTGGGGCACGCACGCCCATGAGCAGGGCAAGTCCGTCTGGGCCGAGATCGAGGCGGCCCGTCTGGTGTCCGGCAGGCCCACGGCCCGCTGA
- a CDS encoding sensor histidine kinase encodes MITVPEPAGPGAFVHPALFYRDLDTYVSGVGAFVRTALSADEPVLVAVPGPHLDALRESLGASAAGVTWTDMTELGRNPGRILAGLQDFADLHASRAARIVGEPIWPGRSPAEVLEATRHEALINTAFAGRHATVLCPYDVRGLAPEVLADARRTHPTLIEGGLDLPSPAYTDAARVSADCDRALPEPEGEALRFAYAHGGLAEVREYAETWARGTALTPARRGDLLLAVSEAAANSLSHGGGKGTLRLWTTTGAGAGVVAEIHDAGRLADPLAGRRRPSLASADGGRGLWMIHQLCDLVEVRALDGGFTLRLHMATP; translated from the coding sequence ATGATCACTGTTCCTGAGCCCGCCGGGCCCGGGGCCTTCGTCCATCCCGCCCTCTTCTACCGGGACCTCGACACGTACGTGTCCGGCGTGGGCGCCTTCGTGCGCACCGCCCTGTCGGCGGACGAACCGGTCCTCGTCGCCGTACCGGGCCCGCATCTGGACGCCCTGCGCGAGAGCCTCGGCGCGAGCGCGGCGGGCGTGACCTGGACGGACATGACGGAGCTGGGCCGCAATCCCGGCCGCATCCTGGCCGGCTTGCAGGACTTCGCCGACCTGCACGCGAGCCGGGCGGCCCGGATCGTCGGAGAGCCGATCTGGCCCGGCCGCTCCCCCGCCGAGGTCCTGGAGGCCACCCGGCACGAGGCCCTCATCAACACGGCCTTCGCCGGCCGGCACGCCACCGTCCTGTGCCCGTACGACGTACGGGGCCTGGCGCCCGAGGTGCTGGCCGACGCCCGGCGTACGCACCCCACGCTGATCGAGGGCGGCCTGGACCTGCCGAGCCCGGCGTACACCGACGCCGCGCGGGTTTCGGCGGACTGCGACCGGGCGCTGCCCGAACCCGAGGGCGAGGCGCTCCGGTTCGCGTACGCCCACGGAGGACTTGCCGAGGTGCGCGAGTACGCCGAGACTTGGGCCCGCGGGACCGCGCTGACCCCGGCGCGCCGCGGCGATCTGCTCCTGGCCGTCAGCGAGGCCGCGGCGAACTCCCTGTCCCACGGGGGCGGGAAGGGCACGCTGCGCCTGTGGACGACCACCGGCGCCGGTGCGGGAGTCGTCGCCGAGATCCACGACGCGGGCCGCCTGGCCGACCCCCTCGCGGGGCGCCGCCGCCCCTCGCTGGCCTCGGCCGACGGCGGCCGCGGCCTGTGGATGATCCACCAGCTCTGCGATCTCGTCGAGGTCCGTGCCCTGGACGGCGGCTTCACGCTGCGACTCCACATGGCAACGCCCTGA
- a CDS encoding STAS domain-containing protein, with translation MNTPSGAEAAAEAGAVAPAPLTARPWQDRPGARLSGSCDLDTRQCLSAALGAVTAIPGPVVHLDLSAVVFLDTAAVAALVGAAAALSGQGRRLLLHDPPYSLRKVVEMFPDECAALEVAA, from the coding sequence ATGAACACCCCATCCGGCGCGGAGGCGGCAGCGGAGGCGGGCGCGGTCGCGCCGGCGCCGCTGACCGCCCGGCCGTGGCAGGACCGTCCGGGCGCGCGCCTGAGCGGCAGCTGCGACCTGGACACCCGGCAGTGCCTGTCCGCCGCGCTCGGCGCGGTGACCGCGATTCCCGGCCCCGTCGTCCACCTCGACCTCTCCGCCGTGGTCTTCCTCGACACGGCCGCGGTCGCCGCCCTCGTAGGGGCGGCGGCCGCCCTCAGCGGGCAGGGCCGGCGCCTGTTGCTCCACGACCCGCCCTACTCGCTCCGCAAGGTCGTGGAGATGTTCCCGGACGAATGCGCCGCGCTGGAGGTCGCAGCATGA
- a CDS encoding SigB/SigF/SigG family RNA polymerase sigma factor → MYRSATVVGPIRAADAEVPACDQESAGAPTQDADLFRVENAREMAPGDARELSRLFFARLRTLEEGTREYQYTRNTLIEMNLSLVQFAARRFRARVLGGGLDMDDVIQVGTIGLIKAIDRYDTEREVEFSTLALPYITGEIKRYFRDTTWAVHVPRRLQELRTELAKAQDALSDVLGRAPTVKELAQHLELSDDEVIEGLVAANGYTSSSLDATAVDGDTSSAASRGARPAAERHGAVDPGMELFEEFHTLAPLLEQLDERDRLVLQLRFGQEKTQAEIGAELGVSQMQVSRILSRTLARLRTGMLAV, encoded by the coding sequence ATGTATCGCTCGGCCACCGTTGTAGGCCCCATTCGTGCAGCAGACGCTGAAGTACCCGCGTGTGACCAGGAGTCCGCGGGAGCGCCCACGCAGGACGCGGACCTGTTCCGGGTGGAGAACGCGCGGGAGATGGCACCCGGTGATGCCCGGGAGCTCTCGCGGCTCTTCTTCGCGAGGCTGCGCACGTTGGAGGAGGGAACGCGCGAGTACCAGTACACGCGCAACACCCTGATCGAGATGAACCTGTCCCTCGTCCAGTTCGCCGCGCGGCGCTTCAGGGCCCGCGTGCTCGGTGGCGGTCTCGACATGGACGATGTCATCCAGGTGGGCACCATCGGCCTGATCAAGGCCATCGACCGCTACGACACGGAGCGCGAGGTCGAGTTCTCCACCCTCGCCCTCCCGTACATCACCGGCGAGATCAAGCGCTACTTCCGCGACACCACCTGGGCCGTGCACGTACCGCGCCGCCTGCAGGAGCTGCGCACGGAACTCGCCAAGGCCCAGGACGCCCTGAGCGATGTCCTGGGCAGGGCGCCGACGGTCAAGGAGCTCGCCCAGCACCTGGAGCTGTCCGACGACGAGGTCATCGAGGGGCTGGTGGCCGCGAACGGCTACACGAGCAGTTCCCTCGACGCCACCGCCGTCGACGGCGACACGTCGTCCGCGGCGAGCCGCGGCGCCCGGCCGGCGGCGGAACGCCACGGCGCCGTCGATCCCGGCATGGAACTCTTCGAGGAGTTCCACACCCTCGCACCCCTGCTGGAGCAGCTGGACGAACGCGACCGGCTCGTCCTGCAGCTGCGCTTCGGGCAGGAGAAGACCCAGGCGGAGATCGGCGCCGAGCTCGGCGTCTCGCAGATGCAGGTCTCCCGCATCCTGTCCCGGACCCTGGCTCGGCTGCGCACCGGCATGCTCGCGGTGTAG
- a CDS encoding STAS domain-containing protein, which translates to MTGTGDGYGQSVVGDGYPAGPGWVVVARGELDQDTLVPLEEALIAAAGLHPLVVLDAGSITFGDSSFLNLLLRLHHLTTLRIAAPGEQLRRLFAVTGADTVLSLHASVEAAVGV; encoded by the coding sequence ATGACCGGAACAGGGGACGGATACGGGCAGAGCGTGGTCGGGGACGGCTACCCGGCCGGGCCCGGCTGGGTGGTGGTGGCCCGGGGAGAGCTCGACCAGGACACGCTGGTTCCCTTGGAGGAGGCGCTCATCGCGGCCGCCGGCCTGCATCCGCTGGTGGTTCTGGACGCCGGCTCCATCACCTTCGGGGACTCCTCGTTCCTGAACCTGCTCCTCCGGCTGCACCACCTCACGACCCTGCGCATCGCCGCTCCCGGCGAGCAGTTGCGGAGGCTGTTCGCGGTGACCGGGGCCGATACGGTCCTGTCCCTGCACGCGAGCGTCGAGGCCGCCGTCGGGGTGTGA